One region of Cydia pomonella isolate Wapato2018A chromosome 25, ilCydPomo1, whole genome shotgun sequence genomic DNA includes:
- the LOC133531370 gene encoding zinc finger protein 728-like isoform X24, whose product MNSNKERNMDWKPTPNICRCCLTDGCYKNISAAYYFSGEKEVYEEMLKETLHIQISDQNGANKLICEDCIGRLRDACAFKQTILQSEATLSEYDTLQHSEDIDMESGLKLSDVKVEPLPIETDCVSNGCPDDASLDDDEILANIKDELTKNDSSLKDGTKKPARLKRKSMTKKSRMKHENADSDQDKWKALAERRGTGPLLRENSLKLLANSTMSVFQWNKSWYRCFCCKEPFPDMIGLKQHTQTSHTLEHIKKKIILQQNRLVKVEVSDLRCKICQKPTENLQKLKQHLEEHDIKIEGEDLLVPFKIEANLKCQICLENFTVFRLLNMHMNKHFQKQVCHICGAAFSNLVFLNLHKTRSHRPFRCKHCDDVFSNKIDKKHHEISVHNVKYERKLRFPCPYCNERFFQENFKVLHLVEKHGLPKPEHKCLVCEKTFVTRSLCNNHMKNVHMKEKNHECDVCHNLFYTKSDVTRHRVTHTGEKRFCCTLCSTPFATKDSLRRHMKRTHVGLH is encoded by the exons ATGAACTCGAATAAAGAAAGAAACATGGATTGGAAACCTACACCAAATATCTGCCGGTGCTGCCTCACCGACGGCTGTTACAAAAACATTTCAGCTGCTTATTATTTCTCTGGCGAAAAAGAAGTTTACGAAGAAATGCTGAAAGAAACTCTACATATACAG ATTTCTGACCAAAATGGAGCAAATAAACTGATTTGTGAAGATTGCATTGGTCGGCTTCGGGATGCCTGCGCTTTCAAGCAAACTATACTCCAGAGTGAGGCTACACTCAGCGAATATGACACATTGCAACATAGTGAAG ATATTGACATGGAGTCAGGCCTAAAGTTATCAGATGTGAAGGTGGAGCCGTTGCCAATAGAAACAGACTGTGTCAGCAACGGGTGTCCAGATGATGCTAGTCTAGATGATGATG AGATTCTCGCCAACATAAAAGACGAGCTCACGAAAAATGACTCGAGTTTAAAAGACGGCACCAAGAAACCCGCGAGACTGAAACGGAAATCAATGACTAAGAAAAGCAGAATGAAACATGAGAATGCAG ACTCTGATCAGGACAAATGGAAGGCGCTAGCGGAGCGCCGCGGCACCGGCCCGCTGCTGAGAGAGAACTCGCTCAAGTTACTCGCCAACTCGACCATGTCCGTGTTCCAGTGGAACAAAAGCTG GTACCGCTGCTTCTGCTGCAAAGAGCCTTTTCCTGACATGATCGGCTTAAAACAGCACACACAAACCTCCCACACTCTAGAACACATCAAGAAGAAGATCATCCTCCAGCAGAACCGACTCGTCAAGGTCGAGGTCTCCGACTTACGCTGCAAAATCTGCCAAAAACCTACAGAAaacttacaaaaattaaaacaacacTTAGAAGAACATGACATCAAAATTGAAGGCGAAGATCTACTTGTACCGTTTAAAATTGAAGCAAATTTAAAATGCCAAATATGCTTAGaaaattttacagtttttagACTGTTGAATATGCATATGAATAAGCATTTTCAAAAGCAAGTTTGTCATATTTGTGGCGCGGCGTTTTCTAATCTAGTCTTTTTAAATCTGCATAAAACTAGGTCTCATAGACCGTTTCGTTGCAAGCATTGTGACGatgtattttcaaataaaatagataaaaaacatCACGAAATATCAGTCCATAATGTTAAGTATGAAAGAAAATTACGCTTCCCATGTCCATATTGTAATGAAAgattttttcaagaaaatttcAAAGTATTACATTTAGTTGAAAAACATGGTTTACCGAAACCTGAGCATAAGTGTTTAGTGTGTGAAAAAACGTTTGTGACTAGAAGTTTATGTAATAATCATATGAAAAACGTTCATATGAAGGAAAAGAATCATGAATGCGATGTGTGTCATAACCTCTTTTATACGAAGTCGGATGTGACGCGCCATAGAGTAACGCATACTGGGGAAAAGCGGTTTTGTTGTACTTTGTGTAGTACTCCGTTTGCGACGAAGGATTCTTTGAGGAGGCATATGAAAAGGACTCATGTTGGTTTGCATTAA